Proteins from one Pagrus major chromosome 1, Pma_NU_1.0 genomic window:
- the mrpl21 gene encoding large ribosomal subunit protein bL21m, whose protein sequence is MALSRGAALWRTCSGLVTGRPPLFPAAVRAQSSVSGDLLPRTSLSRPPWPEVTQVPQEEEEEERSRHAAVVSTVNQRIGRRDLGRLFAVVHFAGRQWKVTDEDLILVENHIEAECGERIRMEKVLLVGAEDFTLIGRPLLGKELVRVEATVIEKTESWPKVLMRFWKRHRFQRKRMIIQPQTVLRINSIELAPRLT, encoded by the coding sequence ATGGCGCTGAGCAGAGGAGCGGCGCTGTGGAGGACGTGCAGCGGGCTGGTGACCGGACGACCCCCGCTGTTCCCCGCCGCTGTCCGGGCACAGAGCTCCGTGAGCGGGGACCTGCTGCCGCGGACGTCCCTGTCCAGGCCGCCGTGGCCGGAGGTGACCCAGGTCccgcaggaggaggaggaggaggagcggagCCGACACGCCGCGGTGGTCAGCACCGTGAACCAGAGGATCGGCCGGCGGGACCTCGGCCGGCTGTTCGCCGTCGTGCACTTCGCCGGCCGCCAGTGGAAGGTCACCGACGAGGACCTGATCCTGGTCGAGAACCACATCGAGGCGGAGTGCGGGGAGCGGATCCGCATGGAGAAGGTGCTGCTGGTCGGCGCGGAGGACTTCACCCTGATCGGAAGGCCTCTGCTGGGGAAGGAGCTGGTCCGGGTCGAGGCCACCGTGATCGAAAAGACCGAGTCCTGGCCCAAAGTCCTCATGAGGTTCTGGAAGAGACACCGGTTCCAGCGCAAGAGGATGATCATCCAGCCTCAGACGGTGCTGAGGATCAACAGCATCGAGCTGGCCCCCAGACTGAcatga